In the Hordeum vulgare subsp. vulgare chromosome 7H, MorexV3_pseudomolecules_assembly, whole genome shotgun sequence genome, one interval contains:
- the LOC123410863 gene encoding zinc finger A20 and AN1 domain-containing stress-associated protein 11-like, protein MAQRDKKVEEPTEVHLHAAEITLCANSCGFPGNPATKNLCQNCFLASSSSPPSPSSSPPAFPLFDKPRPAAAASPALQAPPVYMAVDRPADPKASKSSVNRCHNCRKRVGLTGFRCRCGEMFCGAHRYSDRHDCSYDYKSAARDAIARENPVVRAAKIVRF, encoded by the coding sequence ATGGCGCAGCGGGACAAGAaggtggaggagccgacggaagtGCACCTGCACGCCGCGGAGATCACGCTCTGCGCCAACAGCTGCGGCTTCCCGGGCAACCCGGCCACCAAGAACCTCTGCCAGAACTGCTTCCtggcgtcttcctcctcgccgccgtccccTTCCTCGTCGCCCCCGGCGTTCCCGCTCTTCGACAAGCCGAGGCCGGCCGCCGCCGCGTCGCCCGCGCTGCAGGCGCCGCCCGTCTACATGGCCGTCGACCGGCCGGCGGACCCCAAGGCGTCCAAGTCCTCGGTGAACCGCTGCCACAACTGCCGGAAGCGCGTGGGCCTGACGGGGTTCCGCTGCCGGTGCGGCGAGATGTTCTGCGGCGCGCACCGGTACTCGGACCGGCACGACTGCAGCTACGACTACAAGTCGGCGGCCAGGGACGCCATCGCCCGGGAGAACCCCGTCGTGCGCGCCGCCAAGATCGTTAGGTTCTGA